A genomic segment from Candidatus Viadribacter manganicus encodes:
- a CDS encoding lysophospholipid acyltransferase family protein, which produces MKSLLGNPVIQFILGSLIGGYMLLVGVTTRWTRVNQAVMEPFWRPNGGKLIGCIWHGRFSLIHKMWTFGPGIPRAKMLISHSREGGIVSHTARVVGAQVIRGSEAKKGKAKGGVEAMRQMARHIDGGGVIAMTPDGPRGPRMRVKRGPVQLAKLANAPLVAVTWASNNRIVFDKSWDHFVLPLPFGKGALVWGNPIAPPPMDASDADIEAVRLALEAEMNRIAAEADRIAGVPPIQPAPPRGEALVEAAETAPTS; this is translated from the coding sequence GTGAAGTCCCTACTCGGCAATCCGGTAATCCAGTTCATCCTGGGCAGCTTGATCGGCGGCTACATGCTGTTGGTGGGCGTCACCACGCGCTGGACCCGGGTGAACCAAGCCGTGATGGAGCCGTTCTGGCGTCCCAATGGCGGCAAGCTCATCGGCTGCATCTGGCACGGCCGCTTTTCGCTCATTCACAAGATGTGGACCTTCGGTCCCGGTATTCCGAGGGCCAAAATGCTGATCTCGCACTCTCGCGAAGGCGGCATCGTCTCGCACACGGCCAGGGTCGTGGGCGCCCAAGTCATTCGCGGCTCCGAAGCCAAGAAAGGCAAAGCCAAAGGCGGCGTCGAAGCCATGCGCCAGATGGCCCGCCACATCGACGGCGGCGGCGTCATCGCCATGACGCCCGACGGCCCACGCGGCCCGCGCATGCGCGTCAAGCGCGGGCCCGTTCAATTGGCCAAACTCGCCAACGCCCCGTTGGTCGCCGTCACCTGGGCCAGCAACAACCGCATCGTCTTCGACAAAAGCTGGGACCATTTCGTGCTGCCGCTGCCCTTCGGCAAAGGCGCGCTCGTCTGGGGCAACCCCATAGCGCCGCCGCCGATGGACGCCAGCGACGCCGACATCGAAGCCGTGCGCTTGGCGCTCGAAGCCGAGATGAACCGCATCGCCGCCGAAGCCGATCGCATCGCCGGCGTCCCGCCAATCCAACCCGCTCCGCCACGCGGCGAAGCGCTGGTGGAAGCCGCAGAAACGGCGCCAACTTCGTGA
- a CDS encoding 3-deoxy-D-manno-octulosonic acid transferase, with protein MSFSPVLIFYRAASSALGALAGLYLNDRAKRSKEDPARLGERFGRYTQARPQGALVWLHAASVGESGVALALIEALGARNANLSFILSTGTRTSAELVARRAPIRTTHIYAPLDRADCVRRFLDHWRPDVGVFVESELWPNLILEAEARGVKLALVNARMSPRTLRRWTNWRTAGRRLVGAFSYVSAADARTRDALTALRPAPIGASGNLKLAAPAPRVDATARAALAAEIGARPIWLAASTHQGEDEIVLAAHDILRRDFADALLIIAPRHPERGADIARLAGGAPLRSKGASPGAASVYVADTLGELGTLYDLAPVSLVAGSLLPQLKGHNPIEPARLACAIITGPYVESFQDLFDTMIAAGGATCVQDAQTLAAEIARLWRDEAARAQQLDAALNATTQGADAFERTVSAIIALVPSASAQQSTANASA; from the coding sequence GTGAGCTTTTCGCCCGTCCTTATTTTCTATCGCGCCGCAAGTTCGGCGCTCGGCGCGTTGGCGGGCCTTTACCTCAACGACCGCGCCAAGCGCAGCAAGGAAGATCCAGCCCGCCTCGGCGAACGCTTCGGCCGCTACACCCAAGCGCGCCCGCAAGGCGCCCTTGTTTGGCTCCACGCAGCAAGCGTCGGCGAAAGCGGCGTCGCACTCGCGCTGATCGAAGCGCTCGGCGCGCGCAACGCGAACCTTTCCTTCATACTCAGCACCGGCACGCGCACCTCAGCCGAACTCGTCGCGCGCCGCGCGCCCATCCGCACCACTCACATCTACGCACCGCTCGATCGCGCCGATTGCGTGCGTCGCTTCCTCGATCATTGGCGCCCTGACGTTGGCGTGTTCGTGGAAAGCGAGCTTTGGCCCAATCTCATTCTCGAAGCCGAAGCGCGCGGCGTGAAATTGGCGCTGGTCAACGCCCGCATGAGCCCACGCACGCTGCGCCGCTGGACCAATTGGCGCACCGCCGGGCGCCGCTTGGTCGGCGCATTCTCATACGTCTCCGCCGCCGACGCCCGCACCAGGGACGCGCTCACCGCGCTGCGGCCGGCGCCGATCGGCGCAAGCGGCAATCTAAAGCTCGCCGCGCCCGCCCCGCGTGTTGATGCAACCGCACGCGCCGCACTCGCCGCAGAGATCGGCGCACGCCCCATCTGGCTCGCTGCATCCACGCACCAGGGCGAGGACGAAATCGTGCTCGCCGCCCACGACATTCTGCGCCGCGATTTCGCTGACGCGCTCCTCATCATTGCTCCGCGCCACCCTGAACGCGGCGCCGATATCGCGCGCCTCGCCGGCGGTGCGCCTCTGCGCTCCAAAGGCGCCTCTCCAGGCGCAGCGTCGGTCTATGTTGCCGATACGCTCGGCGAACTCGGCACGCTTTACGATCTTGCGCCCGTCTCGCTCGTCGCCGGCAGCTTGCTGCCGCAGCTCAAGGGCCACAACCCGATCGAACCCGCGCGGCTCGCCTGCGCGATCATCACCGGGCCCTACGTCGAAAGCTTCCAGGACCTGTTCGACACCATGATCGCCGCCGGCGGCGCAACCTGCGTGCAGGATGCGCAAACGCTCGCCGCCGAGATCGCCCGCCTCTGGCGCGATGAAGCAGCGCGCGCCCAACAACTCGACGCCGCCCTCAACG